One part of the Scatophagus argus isolate fScaArg1 chromosome 12, fScaArg1.pri, whole genome shotgun sequence genome encodes these proteins:
- the gdpd2 gene encoding glycerophosphoinositol inositolphosphodiesterase GDPD2 — MTQNDSCCRFLSRVIYSCHWEQSSDNNSKRACCWFLFVALVSLLSLCWMYIWYIASNDQDEVNWNAFTKLNLWVNWFVVVMIISALLTSYCVLLLLFALIQLALQEPLDLHWLHKILLFLDVLVIVSGVTVITKFGRKEWSTVLLSMQAAGPFLQFGAVGALTVLSPFVLRGFHMADKKWSKLLIAVVFLTVSAVIFLCPLYIQSPCLIEKHNLPEKPKLIGHRGAPMLAPENTMMSFNKSIACGVTAFETDVQLSKDRIPFLMHDKNSGFLLRTTDVKEKFPNQNFNSSTSLTWDEYQTLNAGEWFLKADPFRSVSKLSEEDVETARNQTIPSLHQLLILAKQHNISVLFDLYNPDEENDTEDIVNTILNSGINPRLVLWLPPKKREFVKKTVPGFIQVYSNSENLQENKGNYLNAPYNLSMEKIRELRGMNVTVNLWVVNEPWLFSLLWCAGVSSVTTNSCHILKKMDKPHWVMALQTYNIAWISVNIVAIVLMTGLYMFHWKRHCFRHRTGIQNQRDNTSVLHDREQVSLLL, encoded by the exons ATGACTCAAAACGATAGCTGCTGCAGATTTTTAAGCAGAGTCATTTACAGCTGCCACTGGGAGCAATCGAGTGACAACAACAGTAAA CGTGCATGCTGCTGGTTCCTCTTTGTCGCTCTCGTCTCCCTGCTTTCCCTGTGCTGGATGTACATTTGGTACATTGCTTCTAATGACCAAGATGAAGTTAACTG GAATGCCTTCACAAAGCTGAATCTGTGGGTGAACTGGTTCGTGGTGGTGATGATCATTTCCGCCTTGTTAACCAGCTACTGCGTTCTGCTGCTG CTCTTCGCACTGATCCAGCTTGCCTTACAGGAACCACTCGATTTACATTGGCTACACAAG ATCTTATTGTTTTTGGATGTGCTAGTCATCGTTTCTGGGGTCACAGTAATTACTAAGTTTGGGCGAAAAGAATGGTCAACTGTTCTCCTCTCAATGCAG GCTGCGGGTCCTTTCCTGCAGTTCGGTGCTGTTGGGGCTTTGACTGTGCTGAGCCCTTTCGTCCTCAGAGGCTTCCACATGGCAGACAAAAAGT GGTCTAAGCTCCTCATTGCAGTGGTGTTTCTAACAGTGTCAGCAGTCATCTTCCTGTGCCCCCTATACATCCAGTCTCCTTGTCTAATAGAAAAGCATAACTTACCGGAAAAACCAAAGCTCATTGGCCACCGAGGCGCACCAATG CTGGCCCCAGAGAACACCATGATGTCGTTCAACAAGAGCATCGCGTGCGGCGTGACAGCCTTTGAAACAGACGTGCAGCTCAG CAAAGACAGAATTCCTTTCCTGATGCACGACAAAAACTCTGGCTTCTTGCTAAGAACTACAGACGTAAAAGAGAAGTTCCCTAACCAAAACTTCAACAGCAGCACCAGCTTGACCTGGGACGAATACCAGACTCTGAATGCAGGTGAATGGTTCTTAAAG GCAGATCCTTTCCGTTCAGTGTCCAAGCTCTCAGAGGAGGACGTGGAAACAGCCAGGAATCAGACTATACCTTCCTTACATCAGCTCCTCATCCTGGCCAAGCAGCACAACATCTCAGTGCTGTTTGACCTATATAATCcagatgaagaaaatgacaCAGAGGACATAGTCAACACCATTTTGAATTCTGGCATTAACCCAAGACTG GTCCTCTGGCTCCCGCCAAAAAAGAGGGAATTTGTAAAGAAGACTGTGCCAGGCTTCATCCAGGTCTATAGTAACAGTGAAAACCTCCAAGAAAATAAGGGAAACTACCTGAATGCGCCATACAACTTGAGTATGGAAAAAAtcag GGAACTGCGAGGCATGAATGTGACAGTGAACCTGTGGGTGGTTAATGAGCCCTGgctgttctctctgctgtggtgtGCAGGGGTCAGCTCTGTTACCACCAACTCCTGCCACATCCTCAAAAAGATGGACAAGCCTCACTGGGTCATG gcaCTTCAGACATACAATATAGCATGGATTTCCGTGAACATTGTAGCTATTGTGTTGATGACTGGACTCTACATGTTTCACTG GAAAAGACACTGTTTCCGTCACAGAACAG GAATCCAGAACCAAAGAGACAATACTTCAGTCTTGCATGACAGAGAACAGGTTTCCCTCTTACTGTAG